A window of the Hypomesus transpacificus isolate Combined female chromosome 10, fHypTra1, whole genome shotgun sequence genome harbors these coding sequences:
- the LOC124472883 gene encoding neuromedin-U receptor 1-like yields the protein MDQLNCSSLGLWNSTPDQLGCPGAVLCGSNISWPLVNVSQDVLEDLCLSMSDYLDKYLGPLKSPVFLPVCVTFLIIFVVGTLGNALTCAVIVRFKVMRTPTNYYLFSLAVSDLLVLLLGMPLELYEMWHNYPFLLGEGGCYFKTFLFETVCFASILNVTALSVERYMAVVHPLKVKHVATRAHAKRVILALWALSVTCALPNTSLHGVVLLAPRFGREFPESAICSLVKPVWVYNLIVLVTTLLFFLLPMVTISFLYLLIGIQLHRERGLQAVEIGPGLATHGHYSGHQQQQRARRRQVTKMLCVLVIVFGICWAPFHVDRLMWSYMDEAWTVRHHQIFEYVHVVSGVLFYLSSAVNPVLYNLMSTRFREMFRQMTCRSGRCAHHGHQVATLSVQLTLRSTLSAKQDNGQSGYMDSRRQSSPANTDTSPV from the exons ATGGACCAGCTGAACTGTTCTTCCCTGGGTCTGTGGAACTCTACCCCTGACCAGCTGGGCTGCCCTGGAGCTGTGCTGTGTGGGAGCAACATCTCCTGGCCTCTGGTCAACGTTAGCCAAGATGTTCTGGAAGACTTGTGTCTGAGTATGAGTGATTACCTGGACAAGTATCTAGGCCCCTTGAAAtcccctgtcttcctccctgtctgtgtcaCCTTCCTAATCATCTTCGTCGTGGGCACGCTGGGCAATGCCCTGACCTGCGCCGTCATTGTGCGTTTTAAGGTAATGAGGACGCCGACCAACTACTACCTGTTCAGCCTGGCAGTGTCGgacctgctggtgctgctgctgggcatGCCCCTGGAGCTGTACGAAATGTGGCACAACTACCCCTTCCTCCTGGGCGAGGGCGGCTGCTACTTTAAGACCTTCCTGTTCGAGACTGTGTGCTTCGCCTCCATCCTGAACGTGACAGCGCTTAGCGTGGAGCGCTATATGGCCGTGGTGCACCCCCTCAAGGTCAAACACGTGGCCACGCGCGCCCACGCCAAGAGGGTCATCCTGGCACTGTGGGCGCTGTCCGTGACGTGCGCCCTGCCCAACACCAGCCTCCACGGGGTGGTCCTTCTGGCCCCCAGGTTCGGCCGGGAGTTCCCTGAGTCGGCCATCTGCAGCCTGGTGAAACCTGTCTGGGTTTACAACCTGATCGTCCTGGTGACCACGCTGCTGTTCTTCCTGCTGCCTATGGTGACCATCAGCTTTCTCTACCTGCTCATAGGCATCCAGCTCCACAGGGAGAGGGGTCTGCAGGCGGTGGAGATTGGACCAGGCTTGGCCACGCATGGCCACTACAGcggccaccagcagcagcagagggcAAGGCGTCGGCAGGTCACCAAGATGCTGT GCGTACTGGTGATTGTGTTTGGCATCTGCTGGGCTCCCTTCCACGTCGACCGCCTCATGTGGAGCTACATGGACGAGGCATGGACCGTGCGGCACCACCAGATATTTGAGTATGTCCACGTGGTCTCGGGAGTGCTGTTTTACCTCAGCTCGGCCGTCAACCCCGTCCTCTACAACCTCATGTCCACCCGTTTCCGGGAGATGTTCAGGCAGATGACCTGTCGCTCAGGCCGGTGCGCACACCACGGCCACCAGGTGGCCACCCTGAGTGTCCAGCTGACCTTGCGCAGTACCCTGAGTGCAAAACAAGACAATGGACAGAGTGGGTACATGGACTCTCGCCGCCAGTCTAGCCCTGCTAACACTGATACTAGTCCTGTATAG